GGAATGCAGTGCTCATACGAATGGTTTATCCGCACAATATAATATTCCTGCATCGGAATGTATAAGCTGATTTTGATGCAGCAGAGCGGTGGTTACCTGCTTCCCTGTGAACGGGCCCTGTTTCATGGAAGCGACAGCAGCTTGTTCCGCACCAGCAGACAGGCGCCGATAATGCCGGCCCTTTCCCCGAGACGGGAGAGGATCAGCTGGGTATCGTTGTTAACAAGACTTAAAGAGTATTTATTGATGGCGCTTTTTACCGGCAGGCGGATGTAATCGGCCGTAGTGGAAATACTGCCGCCGAGGACCACCAGCTCCGGGTTAAAGAGGTTGATGAGCATGGCAATGCCCTTGCCGAGTTTTTCCCCCACTTCCGCGATCAGTTCTATGGCCAGCATATCATCGTTGTTGGCCGCATGAATGATATCCGTCAGCGTTACCTGTTCCGGCTGTTTGTGTTTGCGCATGACTGCGGAAGAAAACCCTTCTCTCAGCTTTTCCTGGAATTTGCGCAGCAGCGCCTGCCCGGAGGCTTCCGTTTCCAGGCAACCCTTTTTGCCGCAATGGCAGATCAGCTCGTTGTTGAAGAAAGGGATATGCCCGAACTCACCCGCGAAACCGGACTTGCCATAATATAATTGTCCGTTGATAAGGATGCCCAAACCGATACCATGATCATGATTGACGAACAGCACATTCTTTTCGTTGTTGACGGTGCCGCTGCTGAACTCGCCGTAGGCCATGGCACGGGAATCGTTCTCCAGGAAAGTGCGGATGCCGATGCGGGCTTCGATCACCTTGCTCAGCGGCTCTTCATCGAAATGGAAAAAGCTGTAGCTGTATCCCGTAGCATAGTTG
This genomic stretch from Chitinophaga sp. XS-30 harbors:
- a CDS encoding ROK family transcriptional regulator → MSQPTFFEELNNENLGGVAYKNLSLKKKIIAYFANINNATIADLAKELNASTPKVTHLLNELLQEGLVHDYGKVDSTGGRRPNLYGMAPDAGFFIGVEVKKYHINLGLLDFKKNLVKFVEKVPYDLQNTAPSLDELCKIVAKFVDELPVGREKILGAGVNLSGRINYATGYSYSFFHFDEEPLSKVIEARIGIRTFLENDSRAMAYGEFSSGTVNNEKNVLFVNHDHGIGLGILINGQLYYGKSGFAGEFGHIPFFNNELICHCGKKGCLETEASGQALLRKFQEKLREGFSSAVMRKHKQPEQVTLTDIIHAANNDDMLAIELIAEVGEKLGKGIAMLINLFNPELVVLGGSISTTADYIRLPVKSAINKYSLSLVNNDTQLILSRLGERAGIIGACLLVRNKLLSLP